The segment ATGACGTCCCAGTATTTGTAGCCGGCGTCGCGCACCTGCTCCGCCGCGTGATAGACCGCGGCGGGCGTCTGGAAGGTGGCGATCAAGCCGTAAGGTTGGACGGAAACGGAGGACATCAGTGTTTCTCCATTTTGATCGGGTCACCGAGGCCCGTGGTGTGCGCGTGATCGTCGGGCCCGTGGCCGTGCACGTCCGCCTGCGGCGTCACCGCTTTCAGTTCCGCCATCGGCATCACGGGCAGGAACCGGATGAACAGCAGGAACAGCACGGAGAACACGCCGAACGTGCCGAAGAACGTGAAGATCTCGACGATCGACGGGCTGTAGTAGCCCCAGCTCGAGGGCAGGAAGTCGCGGGCGAGCGAGGTGACGATGATCACGAACCGCTCGAACCACATGCCGACGTTGACGAAGATCGACAGCACCCAGACCAGCGTCGTGTTGCGGCGGACCCATTTCGACCAAAAGAACTGCGGCGTGATCACGTTGCACGTGATCATGATCCAGTAGGCCCACGCGTAGTTGCCAAACGCGCGGTTGATGAAGGTGAAGCCTTCATACGGGTTCGCGCCGTACCACGCGATGAAGAACTCCATCGCGTAGGCGTAGCCGACGATCGTGCCGGTCGCCAACGTGATCTTGCACATGCAGTCGATGTGGTACTGCGTGATCAGATCCTCGAGTTTGTAGACCGCGCGCAGCGGCAGCATGAGCGTGAGCACCATGCCAAACCCGGAGAAGATCGCGCCCGCGACGAAATACGGCGGGAAGATCGTCGTGTGCCAGCCAGGCAGCAGCGAGACCGCGAAGTCGAACGACACGATCGTGTGCACCGAGAGCACCAGCGGCGTCGAGACGCCGGCGAGGACCAAGTAGGCCATCTCGTAGTTGCTCCAGTGGCGGTTCGAGCCGCGCCAGCCCATCGCGAACAGCCCGTAGAGGAACGAGCGGAAGCGATTGCCGGCGGCGAGGAACCGATCGCGCAGCACCGCGAGATCGGGAATGAGACCGACATACCAGAACAGCACCGAGACCGTGCCATAGGTCGACACGGCGAACACGTCCCACTCGAGCGGCGAGCGGAAGTTCTGCCAGATCCAGTTCGAATTCGGCAGCGGGAAGAGATACCACGCATACCAGATGCGACCGACGTGGAAGACCGGGAAGATCGCGGCGCAGACCACCGCGAAGATCGTCATCGCCTCCGCCGCGCGGTTGATCGACGTGCGCCACTTCTGGCGCAGCAGGCACAAGATCGCCGAGATCAGCGTGCCCGCGTGGCCGATACCGATCCAGAAGACGAAGTTGACGATGTCCCACGCCCAGTTGACCGGATTGGCGTGACCCCACACGCCGACGCCCGTGGCGACGAGATACGTCAGCCCGGCGACGGTGAACGAGGCGACGAAGCAGGCGACGACGAAGCAGACCCACCACCAGCCGGGCGTCTTGCCTTCGATGATCCCGCAGATCTTGTCGGTGATCCACGCGAAGCTGCGGCCGTGCTCGACGAGCGTGGCGCGCGGCAGCACCGCCGGCTTCACTTCCTTGAGGATCGCGGCGCCCGCGAGCGCGGCGTGTTCAGCGTGCGTGCTCATCCGTGGCCCTCCTTGGTCGCGGGCGCGCCGTGCTCATGCGCGGGAGCGTGCCCCTCGGCGCCGCCGCCGTGGCCGGCGGGATGGTTCTTCTTCTCGTACTCGACGCGACTGAACGGCCGGGCGACGTAGTCTGGCATTTTCGGATTCGGATTCCGCAGCTTGCCCGAATAGGTCGTGCGCGGACGGGTGTTGAGGTAGCCCAGCACCGCGTAGTCGTGCTCGCGAGCTTTCGCCTTCGAAACCGCGCTCTCCGGATCGAGGATGTTGCCGAAGACGATCGCCTCGACCGGGCAGGTCTGCGCGCAGGCAGGCACAATCGTGCCGTCCGGCACCGCGATGTCGTCGGGGTGGCCGGCCTTCGCGGTCTTCACCTTGTGCTGGATCTTCGCGTTCTGGATTCGTTGCACGCAATAGGTGCACTTCTCCATCACGCCGCGCATCCGGACGGTGACTTCGGGATTCTTCACCATCTTCACGAGCTCCGGCATGCCCTGCGGGCCGACCGGGCCGAGGTAAAGACTGTCGAGCTGGCGCTGGTTGTAATCGAAGAAATTAAAGCGGCGGACCTTGTAGGGACAGTTGTTCGCGCAATAGCGCGTGCCGATGCAACGGTTGTAGGCCATCGCGTTCAGGCCCTCCTCGTCGTGCACCGTCGCGTTGACCGGGCACACGGTTTCGCACGGCGCGAGCTCGCACTGCACGCACGCCATCGGCTGCAGCGAAACCTGGGGATCCTCCGGCAGGTGCTTGTTGCCCTCGCCGCCGAAAGCTTCCGCATCGGCGTTGCCGTCGGAGTAGTAACGGTCGAGCCGGATCCAGTGCATCTCGCGGCCGCGCAGCACCTGATCGCGACCGACGATCGGAATGTTGTTCTCGGCCTGACAGGCGACGACGCAGGCGTTGCAGCCGATGCACGTGTTGAGGTCGATCGACATGCCCCACTGGTGGGTGCCGGACTGGAGCGCGTCGGGTCCGCCGAACGCGGGCGTCTTGTAGAGCGAATTGCCGCGCGGGATCAACGTGGCCCGCTCGGCCGGCGTCATCGCCTCGCCCTGCTCGCCGAGAATCGACGGGCTGTGCGACTCCATGCCGAACGCCGCGACGAACCGCGGGTTCTCCAGAAACTCGTCGACGTTGGCCTCGCGAATGATGTCGCGGCCCTCCATCGACCAGTGCTCCTGGGTATTCGGCATCGCCTTGACGTCTTGCGTCGGCACGAGCTTCCCGCCCACGGTGAAATGCAGCCCCGCCGACGTACGCAGCGGATAGAAATCGTGGCCCATGCCGCGACCGACGTGGCCCGACTGCGTCCGACCGTAGCCGAGCGGCAGCACCACGGTGTAGTTCGAAAGTCCCGGCTGGATGTGGATCGGCGCGCGCACCGTGCGGCCGTTCACCGTCAGCTCGCCGATGAACGCCTGCTCCTTGCCTTGGTGGAAACCGGCCATCTCGACCCGCGCGACCTGCAGCGTCGAGCCGTCCGGATAGACGCCTAGTTCGCGCGCGAGCCGCGGGCTGACGAGAATCGCGTTGTCCCACGAGATCTTGGTGATCGGATCCGGCAGCTCCTGCAGCCAGCCGTTGTTCGCGAACCGACCGTCATCCATCTTGTAGTCGGTGACGAACCGCACCTCGAGGTTGTCCTTCGAAAGTGCTGCCGGATTGCCCGCGCCCGCGCCGAGCAGCCGGGCCACGCCGGCGGCGTTGTAGCTCACCGCGACGGTCGGATACGCGGAGTTCGCGAGCAGTCCGTCATGGAGAAACTGCTGGAAGGCCTTTTCCGCGTCACCGCCGGCCAGCGCCGTGATCGTTTCAAGCACCAGCGCATACGGATCAGGATTGTTCGCGCCCACGATCCGCGCGAGCACTTCGAGCTCGGTCAGCCCGCCGAACAGCGGCAGGATCATCGGCTGGATCGGCACGATCGTGCCGTCCGCCGTGCGGGCATCGCCCCACGACTCGAGATAATGCGCCGCCGCGAGATGCGCGCCCGCCGGTGAGGCCACCGTGGTCTCGTCGGTGTGGTAACCGAGCCGGACCACGTTCTTCACCGACTTCTGCAGCGCCGCCCAATCGAGATCGGCCGGCGCATTGTACACCGGGTTGCCACCGAGGATGACAAGCGTGTCGATCGCGCCATCGCGGATCGCCGTCGCGAGCGTCTGGATCGATGCGGCGTCGTTCGTCGGCGGGGCGACGAAGTCGACCGTCGCCCCGATGTTGCCGAGCGCCGCATTGATCGCGTAGGCGATCGCGTGCACCTGCTCGGGCAAATGCGCCCCCGCCACGAACACGCTGGTGCCGCGGTGCGCCAGCAAATCCGCCGCGCACTCGTCGATCCACTTCGGATCGATGTCGAGCCCGGCACTGAGCGGCGCGAACGCCGCACTGCCGGTGATCTTCACCGCGAGGGCCGCAGCGAGCGCGAGCATGTGACTGCTCGCCAGCCGCAGCCGGTGATCCGCCATGCTGCCCGTGATCGTGAACGCGCTCTCGGCCACGTAGAGCCGGTTCATCTGTTGCGCGTCCTCGCGATTCACCACCCGCCGGCCCTTCGCAAACTCGCGGGCGTAGTAAAGTCCCGCGCCGTCCGGCCGCAGGAAATCCGCATCGAGCGAAACGATCCGCCGCGCCCGGGCAAAGCGATACAACGGCCGCACCGGCTGGCCGAACGCCGCCGTCGCCGCACTCACCGGCGCCTCGTCGGCCACCGGCTCGTACTCCGCCCAGATCGCCCGGGGCAACCGCGCCCGCAACTGCGCGAGCAGCCGCGCGCGCGTCGGCGAGCTCGACTCCTCCGCGAGAAACGCGAGGCCCGCCCCGCCATTCGCCGCGTGAGACGTGCCGATCTGCGCAAGCTGTTCGTTGAGGTCGGCGACGTTGAGCTTCCGCCCCTCGCGGGTGTGCTGCGTCGCGCGTTCCGGATCGTAAAGATCGAGCACCGACGCCTGCGCGAGCAGCGAGGCCGAGCCGCCGTGCTGCTGGTAAGTGGGATTGCCCTCGATCTTCGTCGGCCGGCCCTGATGCGTCTCGGCCAGCACGGGAATCGCCGTGCGGCGCAGCGGCATCGCCGTCGCGAAATACAGCGGCAGCCCGGGAATCATGCCCTCGACCGACTTGCCGTAGGGCAGCACGTATTTCTCCGGCCGGCGGCAGCCCGCCAGTCCGACGCCGCCGAGCGCGAACGACGCCGCCATGATCTTGAGGAAATGCCGGCGATCCACGCCGTTCAGCTCCGAAGCGCCCTCGGGAAACTCGCGGTGCAGCTGCTCCTGAAACCCGGGCGTCGCCGCCAGCTCGTCGAGGCTGCGCCAGTATTTCGGGCCGGTCGGCTCGCTGTTCGCCGGCGCGGAATGGTCAGATTTGCGTTTCATCGATGGCAACCGGTGCAGCTTTGCGGCGGCTTGATTTTCCAGTCGTGCACGAACTTTTCACCGGCGGCAGTCCCGGCCTGCGCCGCGATCGGAAGTGAATCCAAATTGTAAACGTCCTGCGGCGCGCGCACGCGTGTCGCCGGATTGCGGTGACACTCGAGGCAGAACGACATGCTCAGCGGCTGCTCGTGCGTGACCACGTCCATGGTGTTGACCTTGCCGTGGCACTCGACGCAACTCACGCCGCGGTTCACGTGGGCGGAGTGATTGAAGAACACAAAGTCCGGGACCTCGTGCACCTTCACCCACGGCACCGGGTCGCCCGTCTCGTAGCTTTGCTTCACCACGGCGAGCAGCGGGCTGTCGGGCTTGACCTGGTTGTGGCAGTTCATGCACGTCTGCGCCGTCGGCACGACGGAGGTGCGGCCCTTGTCGACGCCCGTGTGGCAATAGCGACAGTCGAGGCCGAGTTGGCCGGCATGAAGGTTGTGGCTGAACGGCACCGGCTGGACCGGCGCATAGCCGACCCGGGTGTATTTCGGCGTCATGTAGTACGTGACGCCCGCCGTCGCGATCCCGCCCAGCACCACCAGATAGATTACGATCTGGAGCGGGAGTCTGTTCGCCGATTTCGGGAAAAGAGAGGACATGAACCGGAAAGACGTCGATCGGCCCCGAGGGTCAGATCGAATCCGCGCGGCGCGCGACCGCGCGTGACTCGCGCTGGAGCGTGAACCCTGCGGCCTTCACCGGCGTGCTCGCATCGGCGGCCGCCGCGGCGCGCTTGGCGAACAATCGCGGGGCGAGGCTCGCGACGGCGGCGATGCCGATCAATTTGGCGAGAAAGGTCTTTCGTGAAGGGTCGTGGCTCACAGCGGGGGGAGGGAAACAGTGAAAAAACGCCGCCAAAGAAGGCGCCGGATTTTCGGATGTAAAGAACTTTACCGCATTTTTTGTGAACAAAATCCGAGCAGCCTTGATGCTCGACAAAGATTGCTGGCGGAGGAACCGCCCATCGACCCACCGTTTGCCTTTTGGTTCAGAATCGCAGCGCGTCCGGCAGTTGTTTTGCCGCCGCGAGCATTTCCAGCCAGGTCACCGGCGCGTGGCGCGCGATCGCACCGCTGCGGTAAAGGAGAGCCAGATACACGTTCCAGCCCGCGGCCGCAGCGGCGATGACGAGCAATGCGCGACGACTGCGAGCTCCTGCGCGCCGAAACAACCAGCCCGCGCCGGCCATCATCGGCAGCAGCGCGGCATCGTAGCCGCGGTTGCCGAAGGCGGAGGCAAACCACCAGCACCACCAGGCGGCGTTGATGAAAGCGGTGGCGCACCAGGCCGCGCCCCAGCCGAGCGCGGCGCCGCGCTGCTGCCAGATCCAGCCCAGCATGCCCGTGAACGCCACCAGCAGGAACGGATGCCAGTAAAACAGACCGTGCCACGACGAGAACCACGAGTTGAGCAGCTCGGGTCGCGCCCAGTGGAAAGCCTCCCCTTCCGCGCCGTAGCTGAACACGAACCATTCGCCATACACGACGCGCCACGCCCAGAGCTGCAGCAGAACAAACGGCGCTGCGCCGAGCACCAGCATCGCGAGGCTCGAGACAGCACGAAGCCGTAGAGCGGGGTCTCCCGACGCCGCCGCGCCAGCAGCTGACCCAATCTCCAGCGTCAGATCTCCCGAATCCGTCGCAGCACGCGGAGCGGCGGGGTCGGGAGACCCTGCCCTGCACCGAGCTGCCCGCCGGACCGTCCACGCGACCACCACCCCGAACACGACCAGCTGGAATCGCGTGGTGACCGCCAGCCCGAACGCGGCTCCCGCCAGCAACCACCAACCGCGATTCACCGTTGGTCGATCCACGGACGAGCCGGCGGTGGCCCGCTCGAGCGCATAGGCCAGCAGCGCGATCGCGAAAAACGCCGCGCCATGACTCATGCTCAGATTCACGCTCTGGTAATACAGCAGCGGACTCGCCAGCCACACCGTGAGCAGGCCGAGCAGCGCCGCGGCGCGATCGTTCAGCCAGGAGCTGATCACCTTAACCGCGAGCAACAGCGCCAGCACCGCGAGTAGAGCGTGGCCGACTTGCACGGCGATCTGGTGCACCGGTCCGAACCCGTCGCCCGACAATGACCACCAGCCCGTCCAGCGACCCACGCCGACGATCGACTCCGCCGCCAGATAGGAGGGCAACGTCAGGACGGCCCAGCCTACCCCGTATTTGTTTGGAATCCGGTCGCTCTTCGTCGGCGGCAGCCCTAGCGCTGCGGCGCGCTGCTCAGGCACGAGCGTGTTGCACGCCGCGAGATCATTGCGGAAATCCCAATCGCCATCCTCGATCGCGGAGCGGAGCCAGAGATAGTTGAACGTGTTGTCGTAGCCGCGCAGCGCGCTGCGGTACGGGATTTCGGCGAGCTGTGAAACGAAAAACGCGAGGCCAATCACGAAACAAAGCACGACGCCGGCGCGGGCTGCCCCTGAGAGCGCGGCCGCCCCCGGCCGCAACAGCCCGTCAGCGGCCGACGACGGCCGCGCTCCTGGAGAATCCGTCTCCCCTGCCCCGCTACCCGACGAACAGCCCATCGCGCATGCTGCGGACCGTGTCGCACCGGGCCGCGAGTTCCGGGTTGTGCGTCACCAGCACGACGGCCTGGCCGTGGTCCTTCGCCAGCCGCGTGAGCAGGTCGAACACGAGGTTCGAGTTTTTCACGTCGAGGTTGCCCGTCGGCTCGTCCGCGAGGATGATCGCCGGCTGGTTGGCCAGCGCGCGGGCGATGGCTACGCGCTGCTGCTCGCCGCCGGAAAGATGA is part of the Opitutus terrae PB90-1 genome and harbors:
- the nrfD gene encoding NrfD/PsrC family molybdoenzyme membrane anchor subunit, translating into MSTHAEHAALAGAAILKEVKPAVLPRATLVEHGRSFAWITDKICGIIEGKTPGWWWVCFVVACFVASFTVAGLTYLVATGVGVWGHANPVNWAWDIVNFVFWIGIGHAGTLISAILCLLRQKWRTSINRAAEAMTIFAVVCAAIFPVFHVGRIWYAWYLFPLPNSNWIWQNFRSPLEWDVFAVSTYGTVSVLFWYVGLIPDLAVLRDRFLAAGNRFRSFLYGLFAMGWRGSNRHWSNYEMAYLVLAGVSTPLVLSVHTIVSFDFAVSLLPGWHTTIFPPYFVAGAIFSGFGMVLTLMLPLRAVYKLEDLITQYHIDCMCKITLATGTIVGYAYAMEFFIAWYGANPYEGFTFINRAFGNYAWAYWIMITCNVITPQFFWSKWVRRNTTLVWVLSIFVNVGMWFERFVIIVTSLARDFLPSSWGYYSPSIVEIFTFFGTFGVFSVLFLLFIRFLPVMPMAELKAVTPQADVHGHGPDDHAHTTGLGDPIKMEKH
- a CDS encoding TAT-variant-translocated molybdopterin oxidoreductase — encoded protein: MKRKSDHSAPANSEPTGPKYWRSLDELAATPGFQEQLHREFPEGASELNGVDRRHFLKIMAASFALGGVGLAGCRRPEKYVLPYGKSVEGMIPGLPLYFATAMPLRRTAIPVLAETHQGRPTKIEGNPTYQQHGGSASLLAQASVLDLYDPERATQHTREGRKLNVADLNEQLAQIGTSHAANGGAGLAFLAEESSSPTRARLLAQLRARLPRAIWAEYEPVADEAPVSAATAAFGQPVRPLYRFARARRIVSLDADFLRPDGAGLYYAREFAKGRRVVNREDAQQMNRLYVAESAFTITGSMADHRLRLASSHMLALAAALAVKITGSAAFAPLSAGLDIDPKWIDECAADLLAHRGTSVFVAGAHLPEQVHAIAYAINAALGNIGATVDFVAPPTNDAASIQTLATAIRDGAIDTLVILGGNPVYNAPADLDWAALQKSVKNVVRLGYHTDETTVASPAGAHLAAAHYLESWGDARTADGTIVPIQPMILPLFGGLTELEVLARIVGANNPDPYALVLETITALAGGDAEKAFQQFLHDGLLANSAYPTVAVSYNAAGVARLLGAGAGNPAALSKDNLEVRFVTDYKMDDGRFANNGWLQELPDPITKISWDNAILVSPRLARELGVYPDGSTLQVARVEMAGFHQGKEQAFIGELTVNGRTVRAPIHIQPGLSNYTVVLPLGYGRTQSGHVGRGMGHDFYPLRTSAGLHFTVGGKLVPTQDVKAMPNTQEHWSMEGRDIIREANVDEFLENPRFVAAFGMESHSPSILGEQGEAMTPAERATLIPRGNSLYKTPAFGGPDALQSGTHQWGMSIDLNTCIGCNACVVACQAENNIPIVGRDQVLRGREMHWIRLDRYYSDGNADAEAFGGEGNKHLPEDPQVSLQPMACVQCELAPCETVCPVNATVHDEEGLNAMAYNRCIGTRYCANNCPYKVRRFNFFDYNQRQLDSLYLGPVGPQGMPELVKMVKNPEVTVRMRGVMEKCTYCVQRIQNAKIQHKVKTAKAGHPDDIAVPDGTIVPACAQTCPVEAIVFGNILDPESAVSKAKAREHDYAVLGYLNTRPRTTYSGKLRNPNPKMPDYVARPFSRVEYEKKNHPAGHGGGAEGHAPAHEHGAPATKEGHG
- a CDS encoding cytochrome c3 family protein; protein product: MSSLFPKSANRLPLQIVIYLVVLGGIATAGVTYYMTPKYTRVGYAPVQPVPFSHNLHAGQLGLDCRYCHTGVDKGRTSVVPTAQTCMNCHNQVKPDSPLLAVVKQSYETGDPVPWVKVHEVPDFVFFNHSAHVNRGVSCVECHGKVNTMDVVTHEQPLSMSFCLECHRNPATRVRAPQDVYNLDSLPIAAQAGTAAGEKFVHDWKIKPPQSCTGCHR